The following are encoded together in the Phenylobacterium sp. NIBR 498073 genome:
- a CDS encoding TetR/AcrR family transcriptional regulator, producing MPHDGEWAATTKGEATAARIRAVALDQFSQLGFERVTMGGIARAARVSQPALHYHFEDKAHLWRSAMLGLRAVIQEEERLIEAAADAPPLTQLRVAMRLFLQISWKHPALGRIVALEGMAGGERLEWLDRHLLGPRNRRLAAIAAEAVAAGDLAPYPPEQIVVTLQTAAVGVINLAPMMRTTFDCDVAAAREIHDEMILEAVLGGFLTEKGRRAREEAQ from the coding sequence ATGCCGCACGACGGTGAATGGGCCGCGACGACCAAGGGCGAAGCTACCGCCGCGCGCATCCGCGCGGTCGCGCTGGACCAGTTCTCACAGCTGGGCTTCGAGCGAGTGACGATGGGCGGCATCGCCAGGGCCGCGCGCGTGTCGCAGCCGGCGCTGCACTATCATTTCGAGGACAAGGCCCACCTCTGGCGCAGCGCCATGCTCGGCCTGCGCGCGGTGATCCAGGAGGAGGAGCGGCTGATCGAGGCCGCCGCCGACGCCCCGCCCCTGACCCAGCTTCGGGTCGCCATGCGCCTCTTCCTGCAGATCAGCTGGAAGCACCCGGCGCTCGGCCGGATCGTGGCGCTGGAAGGCATGGCCGGGGGCGAGCGGCTGGAATGGCTCGACCGCCACCTGCTCGGCCCGCGCAACCGCCGGCTGGCGGCCATCGCCGCCGAGGCGGTCGCCGCCGGCGACCTGGCCCCCTACCCGCCCGAACAGATCGTGGTGACGCTGCAGACCGCCGCGGTCGGGGTGATCAACCTGGCGCCGATGATGCGCACGACCTTCGACTGCGACGTCGCCGCCGCCCGCGAGATTCACGACGAGATGATCCTGGAGGCCGTCCTCGGCGGCTTCCTGACTGAAAAGGGCCGCAGAGCCCGGGAGGAAGCCCAGTGA
- a CDS encoding alpha/beta fold hydrolase, producing MAVVREPYGFVHADKSRLKEVYGGPTGQVFVECMRVRPDVGESKTVILFSHPVGGGSFLPLVSALARAGRHVVYCNPRYRGNDTALIMEKCVLDLGACIADLKTRFGYEKVVLGGWSGGGSLSLFYQDQAQTPTITHTPAGDEVDIVGAGLQAADGVLLLAAHISRSVTMTEWLDPSILDEARPFERDVSLNLYDPAFPETAPYSPEFVQRFRQAQIDRNRRITAWAKAQLAELKAAGDPDAERCFVVQGTMSDVRWTDPTQDPSDRRPYACYLGDPKIVNDGPVGLGRFTTLRSWLSQWSYDESRANGVVNAGRISCPVLVVNNTADLACTPSHAQRLFDAVASADKSLVHIEGADHYYAERPDLLPRATAAIGEWLDARGF from the coding sequence ATGGCGGTCGTTCGTGAGCCCTACGGCTTCGTCCATGCGGACAAGAGCCGGCTGAAGGAGGTCTATGGCGGACCGACCGGCCAGGTGTTCGTCGAGTGCATGCGGGTGCGACCGGACGTCGGCGAGTCCAAGACCGTCATCCTGTTCAGCCATCCGGTCGGCGGCGGCTCGTTTCTGCCGCTGGTCTCGGCCCTGGCCCGCGCCGGGCGGCACGTCGTCTACTGCAACCCGCGCTATCGCGGGAACGACACGGCGCTGATCATGGAGAAGTGCGTCCTCGACCTGGGGGCCTGCATCGCCGATCTGAAGACCCGCTTCGGCTACGAGAAGGTGGTGCTGGGCGGCTGGTCCGGCGGCGGATCGCTGTCGCTGTTCTATCAGGACCAGGCGCAGACCCCGACCATCACCCATACGCCCGCGGGCGACGAGGTCGACATAGTCGGGGCCGGGCTGCAGGCCGCCGACGGCGTCCTGCTGCTGGCCGCGCACATCAGCCGCTCGGTGACCATGACCGAATGGCTCGACCCCTCGATCCTCGACGAGGCCCGGCCATTCGAGCGCGACGTGAGCCTCAACCTCTACGATCCGGCGTTCCCAGAAACCGCGCCCTATTCGCCCGAGTTCGTGCAACGGTTCCGGCAGGCGCAGATCGACCGCAACCGGCGGATCACCGCCTGGGCCAAGGCCCAGCTCGCCGAGCTGAAGGCGGCCGGCGATCCGGACGCCGAGCGCTGCTTCGTGGTGCAGGGCACGATGAGCGACGTGCGCTGGACCGACCCGACCCAGGACCCGTCCGACCGCCGGCCCTACGCCTGCTATCTCGGCGATCCGAAGATCGTGAACGACGGGCCGGTGGGGCTGGGCCGCTTCACCACCCTGCGCTCGTGGCTGTCCCAGTGGAGCTATGACGAGAGCCGGGCCAACGGGGTGGTCAATGCGGGGCGGATCTCCTGCCCGGTGCTGGTGGTCAACAACACCGCCGATCTGGCCTGCACGCCCAGCCATGCTCAGCGCCTGTTCGACGCCGTCGCCTCGGCCGACAAGAGCCTCGTACACATCGAGGGGGCCGACCACTACTACGCCGAGCGTCCGGACCTGCTGCCGCGCGCGACGGCGGCGATCGGCGAATGGCTCGACGCGCGAGGTTTTTGA
- a CDS encoding TetR/AcrR family transcriptional regulator — protein MDKPLRRRLRPEARKLEIIEAAERLLLAQGPRVRVEDVVREAGVAKGTFFLYFPTWDDLLETVRERLVSAFDAANPMPTEVEGPIDWPELVEAQACAFIDFTLSRRGFGDAVFHSEFAERRPLADNGVMRIAAVIRAGQEAEAFGPVDPDPTARLLFAAIHEAADTIAAGSDHDEVLAALKSLLRRALAP, from the coding sequence ATGGACAAGCCGCTGCGTCGCCGCCTTCGGCCGGAGGCGCGGAAACTCGAGATCATCGAGGCGGCCGAACGGCTGCTGCTGGCCCAGGGCCCGCGCGTGCGGGTCGAGGACGTGGTCCGCGAGGCCGGCGTCGCCAAGGGCACCTTCTTCCTCTATTTCCCGACCTGGGATGATCTGCTGGAGACGGTCCGCGAACGGCTGGTCTCGGCGTTCGACGCCGCCAATCCGATGCCTACCGAGGTCGAAGGACCGATCGACTGGCCCGAACTGGTCGAGGCCCAAGCCTGCGCCTTCATCGATTTCACGCTGTCGCGGCGCGGGTTCGGCGACGCGGTGTTCCATTCCGAGTTCGCTGAGCGCCGGCCGTTGGCCGACAACGGCGTCATGCGCATCGCTGCGGTGATCCGCGCCGGCCAGGAGGCGGAGGCCTTTGGCCCGGTCGATCCGGACCCGACTGCACGGCTGCTGTTCGCGGCGATCCATGAGGCGGCCGACACGATCGCCGCCGGATCCGACCACGACGAGGTGCTGGCCGCGTTGAAGAGCCTGCTGCGCCGGGCGCTGGCGCCCTGA
- a CDS encoding patatin-like phospholipase family protein translates to MSVADAAALVKRLVILTCVLGVMWLGVWIAPAFGQEQHPPTRPKVGLVLSGGGAMGMAHVGAIQTLETLGIRPDLVVGTSMGSIVGGLYASGMSGAELEHAIETMNWDLIFDTSPPREGLTYREKQLQAAFPVKASIGVAGTRLRSPDALISDANLLLELRRLVRVRAAVPTFDDLPIPFRAVATDIETGQKVVLDRGELAGAMRASMSVPGVFAPYSLNGRLLVDGGMSDNVPIDVAREMGADVVIVVATQTPMLPADQLRSLGGILGQTVTMLILANERQQLATLKPTDVLISVNTGDLTAADFKRGAEFIAIGKAASEKQLGGLRRIAALVPSQPAISIAKPPPTIDYVKVENDSRLSDKILLRRIEPFVGKPMAPDEVGTAMRDIYAMGMFSRVDYRIEQDPGGRTGLVVNAVQRPGDANRLRPGVTIAASSESGTEFDFSAELRLVQLDSYGSEARFVGALGERMLFSAEYFKVLDSYQRWFVDVMGSVQKRPIKVYDDTGFRLGEYDASYGLFSLALGRQFGTVGELRAGIDLGTGSASLQEGDLTPRDFDLDWGQLAFVAGADTLDNPYFPSRGMSGRLQWNVGLEGLGSETDFQTLRLDSIFAVSRGRQAFNLNISGGDTIQGDLPLASLFTLGGPFSFPGYSVEELTGETFAVARGMYRYKLTDSSKSLLKVPLYVGATLVAGNAWARHGDAEASDLRVGANVFLAADTVIGPVFITAGAADDGRTALYFFVGKPF, encoded by the coding sequence ATGTCCGTCGCGGATGCAGCTGCGCTCGTCAAACGCCTCGTCATCCTGACCTGCGTGCTCGGTGTGATGTGGCTCGGGGTCTGGATCGCACCGGCCTTCGGCCAGGAGCAGCATCCCCCGACACGGCCGAAGGTCGGCCTGGTGCTGTCGGGCGGCGGGGCGATGGGCATGGCCCATGTCGGCGCCATCCAGACGCTGGAGACACTCGGCATCAGGCCCGACCTGGTGGTCGGAACCTCGATGGGCTCGATCGTCGGCGGGCTTTACGCCTCGGGCATGAGCGGCGCCGAGCTCGAGCACGCCATCGAGACCATGAACTGGGATCTGATCTTCGACACCTCGCCGCCGCGCGAGGGGCTGACCTATCGCGAAAAGCAGCTGCAGGCGGCGTTTCCGGTGAAGGCAAGCATCGGGGTCGCGGGCACGCGGCTGCGCTCGCCCGACGCGCTGATCTCGGACGCCAACCTGTTGCTCGAGCTGCGCCGTCTGGTGCGTGTGCGCGCCGCCGTCCCTACCTTCGACGATTTGCCGATCCCGTTCCGGGCGGTCGCGACCGATATCGAGACAGGGCAGAAGGTGGTGCTCGACCGCGGCGAACTGGCCGGGGCGATGCGGGCTTCGATGTCGGTGCCGGGGGTGTTCGCCCCCTACAGCCTGAACGGCCGGCTGCTGGTCGACGGCGGCATGTCCGACAATGTGCCGATCGACGTGGCGCGCGAGATGGGGGCGGACGTCGTCATCGTAGTGGCCACCCAGACGCCGATGCTGCCGGCCGATCAACTGCGCAGCCTCGGCGGCATCCTCGGCCAGACCGTCACCATGCTGATCCTGGCCAACGAGCGCCAGCAGCTGGCGACGCTGAAGCCCACCGACGTGCTGATCAGCGTCAACACCGGCGACCTGACCGCGGCGGACTTCAAGCGCGGCGCGGAGTTCATCGCGATCGGGAAGGCCGCGTCCGAGAAGCAGCTCGGCGGCTTGCGCCGCATCGCCGCGCTTGTCCCGTCGCAGCCGGCGATCAGCATCGCCAAGCCGCCGCCGACCATCGACTACGTCAAGGTGGAGAACGACTCCCGCCTGTCGGACAAGATCCTGCTACGGCGGATCGAGCCGTTCGTCGGCAAGCCGATGGCGCCCGACGAGGTCGGGACGGCCATGCGGGACATCTACGCCATGGGCATGTTCTCCCGCGTCGACTACCGGATCGAGCAGGACCCGGGCGGGCGCACGGGCCTAGTCGTCAACGCGGTTCAGCGGCCGGGCGACGCCAACCGCCTGCGTCCCGGCGTGACCATCGCCGCCTCCAGCGAGAGCGGCACCGAGTTCGACTTCTCCGCCGAGCTGCGCCTGGTGCAGCTGGACAGCTATGGATCGGAGGCCCGCTTCGTCGGCGCGCTGGGCGAGCGCATGTTGTTCTCGGCCGAGTACTTCAAGGTGCTCGACAGCTACCAGCGTTGGTTCGTCGACGTGATGGGATCGGTGCAGAAGCGTCCGATCAAGGTCTACGACGACACCGGCTTCCGGCTTGGCGAGTACGACGCCTCGTATGGCCTGTTCTCGCTGGCCCTGGGGCGGCAGTTCGGGACCGTCGGCGAGCTGCGGGCCGGCATCGACCTCGGAACCGGATCGGCCTCGCTGCAGGAAGGCGACCTGACGCCGAGAGATTTCGACCTCGACTGGGGTCAACTGGCCTTCGTCGCCGGGGCCGACACGCTGGACAACCCGTACTTTCCCAGCCGGGGCATGAGCGGGCGCCTGCAGTGGAACGTCGGCCTGGAGGGGCTGGGCAGCGAGACCGACTTCCAGACGCTGAGGCTGGACAGCATCTTCGCCGTCAGCAGGGGACGCCAGGCCTTCAATCTCAATATCTCCGGGGGCGACACGATCCAGGGCGACCTGCCGCTGGCGTCGCTGTTCACCCTGGGCGGGCCGTTCAGCTTCCCCGGCTATTCAGTCGAGGAACTGACGGGCGAGACCTTCGCCGTCGCGCGCGGCATGTACCGCTACAAGCTGACCGACAGCTCCAAGAGCCTGTTGAAGGTGCCGCTCTATGTCGGCGCGACCTTGGTGGCCGGCAACGCCTGGGCGCGCCATGGCGATGCGGAGGCCAGCGACCTGCGGGTCGGCGCCAATGTGTTCCTCGCGGCCGACACCGTGATCGGACCCGTGTTCATCACCGCCGGAGCGGCCGACGACGGGCGCACGGCGCTCTACTTCTTCGTGGGAAAGCCGTTCTGA